From Nitrospirae bacterium CG2_30_53_67:
GCCCTGAGCCGCCTCATGGAGGTAACGCTGGGCCATGACGAAGCGGCTCTCTTCTTTCGTGGCCATCTCAAGAAGGGTATTGGCGTTGCTGTCGTCCTGATGCACATAGAGGATCTCTCTGCCACAGGACTTGTCGAGAGGCTTCACGATCATCTCCCCGTTCATCTCCTGGAGGAATTTTTGAAGGACGGATATCCGCCTGCTGACGATGGTCTCCGGGATCAGCTCGGGGAACCGCAGGACCGATACCTTTTCGTTGCAGTCCCTGAGTCCCTGGGGGCTGTTGATCACCAGGGTTTTAGTGTGGACCATGCTCAGGATCAGGGTGGCCATACAGTAATCCATGTCAAAGGGCGGGTCCTTGCGCATGAAGAGAACATCGAGATCGTTCAGGCAGAGGAGGGTTTCGTCTCCGAGCCGGAAGTATTCTTTGCCTCGGAAGACCCGGATGGCCCGGCCGGTCGCCATGGGGGTCTGGGTATGCAGGTAGAGGTCGGGGACCGTCATGTAAAAGATCTCATGATCCCGGCGCTGGGATTCGAGCATGAGGAGGTAGGTGGAATCGACCTCGGTCCGGATGGCCTCGATGGGGTCCATGACAAAACCGATTTTCAAATGGGACATAAAAAATCCACAAACTTTTCAGGATGACAGATCCGTGCCGATGACATATAATGTTTGATCAGCATCACAGTATCAGAGAAGCATTCCACAGTCAACAGGTTTGCCGTGGAGGGTTTTTAATGAATGAGCCGGGTTCCCGGAGGATCGGGTATGAGGATCTGATCCGGTATTTTCATGAGGGGAGCAAACCGTCCGGAGACCTCCGGATCGGAGGGGAATACGAACTCTTCGGGGTCCATGCCGGATCCGGCGTTGCGGTCCCCTATAAGGGAGAGGGCGGGATTCAGTCTATCCTGAACCGTCTGCTTAAGAACCCCCGTTGGGCGCCTTTGTGTGAAAAAGAACATCTGATCTGCCTTCTGGGTAAGGATTCCTCGAATGTAACCCTGGAGCCTGGAGCGCAGATCGAACTTTCAGGCGCCCCCAGGCCGACCCTCATCGAGTTGTCCGAAGAATTGAAGGGGTATATCCGGGAGCTTTACTCGGTGACCCAGGATCTGGGGATCGATTTCATCGGCATCGGGATGCATCCCGTCAGCCGGCAGGAGGAGATCCCTTTTGTGGACAAGTGCCGGTATGATATTATGGCGCCCTATCTGAAAGTCAAAGGGGCGCTCTCCCACCAGATGATGAAAGAGACGGCCACGGTCCAGGTGAACCTCGATTACACGGACGAAGCGGACGCCATGGACAAACTCCGAACCGCCATGGGGATCACCTCCCTGGTCTCAGCCATGTTCGCCAATTCACCGATCTCCGGAGGAAGGCCCAACGGCTTCCTGACCCGTCGTGAACATGTCTGGATGCATACGGATCCGGACCGGTGCGGCCTTCTCTCCTTTGCATTCAATGAAGGGGCCTCCTTTAAGGATTATCTTCAGTATGCGCTCAGGGTCCCCATGCTCTTTGTGGTCCGTGAGGGGAAGTGGATCCCCATGCACGGCATGCGGTTCGGCGATTTTCTGGAAAAAGGGGCATCAGGGCTGCAGGCCACGGAAGAGGATTGGAGGCTTCACTTGAGCACGCTCTTCCCCGAGGTTCGTCTCAAACAGTATATCGAGGTCCGCGGGGTGGATGCTCAATCACCGGGCATGGTCCTATCGGTTCCGGCTTTCTGGAAAGGCATTTTATATGATGGCGAGGCCCGGAGAGCGGCCTGGGACATGGTTCGAGGCTCCCGCTTTGAGGACCGGCTGAAACTGCACGAAGAGGTCTGCCGTATGGGACTCAAGGCCAGGATCGGAGGCAAGATCATCCTAAGCATGGCCCAGGAGCTGGTCCGGATCGCGAAGGAGGGGCTCCGGCGGCAGGGAGAGGATCTCCGATTCCTGGAACCGCTGGAGGAGATGACCTTGGCGCAAGAAAAAACGCCGGCCGAGGCGCTGCTTGAGAAGTGGGAGGCGTGGAACCATGATGTGCGGAAGCTGATCCGGTATGCTTCCTATTTTCATGGAAGCGGATGGATCCTTTGATTCGAAGATCATCTCCAAAAGAGTGGGTGAAAACATCAGGGGTTTTTCTCTGGAGATTTTGCTTGCGTTCTTGTACTCGGTTTACCGGTATCAGTATTTCACTTGACCCCTTGACCCCTTGAAGCCTCGACCCCTTTTTACCTACCATAACCCGCGATGGTCGAGGCCAGATCACGGTGGGCGCTCGATCCCACCTGCGTTTCAATCCTCTTAAGGTCCATATGGAAAGGCGTTCCGAGCCGCCTGCGCTTCAGGTCGAGCAGCCTGCCTGCGGATTCATCGATCCGTTCCAGGGTGATCTCTCCCTCTTCCACCGCATCCATGACCGCGTGAAGGGCCTTTTCCTGTTTTGCGGGGTCATGACAGATGAGCAGGGCGTCCAGACCCGCGCTGATCGCAAGGACAGATGAGCGTTCAATCCCCCATCGGTCCTCCACGGCCTTCATCTCCAGGTCATCGCTGAAGACGACGCCGTTGAAGCGGAGTTCCTCTCTCAAGATCTGCTGCACCATCCGGCGGGAGAGGGTGGCCGGGCGTTCGGGGTCGAACGCAGGGTAGAGCACATGCGCCGTCATCAGGGTCGAAAGCCCGCAGTCAATCGCCTTCCGGAAGGGGAGCATCTCCATGCGCCTCAGCCTCTCTTCCTCATGACGCACGGCGGGGAGGTCCAGGTGCGAATCAAGCGTTGTGTCGCCGTGTCCGGGGAAATGTTTGCCGCAGGCGATCACCCCGTAGTCCTGAAGTCCCCGGATCACGGAGCATCCGAGGTCTGCAACCTCTTCCGGATCCCCGGAGAAGGCCCGTGTTCCGATGACCGGATTCTCCGGGTTGGTGTTGACGTCGAGGACCGGGGCGAAATTGAGGTTGATCCCCACGGCTGAGAGTTCTTCCGCCGTGGCCCGGCCGAAGGCGTAGGCGAGTTTCCTGGAGTGTGAAAGGCCGAGGGCGTGATTGCCCGGGAAGATCGTAAAGGGCTCCGGCAGCCGGGTGACTCGCCCGCCTT
This genomic window contains:
- a CDS encoding glutathione synthase, with protein sequence MSHLKIGFVMDPIEAIRTEVDSTYLLMLESQRRDHEIFYMTVPDLYLHTQTPMATGRAIRVFRGKEYFRLGDETLLCLNDLDVLFMRKDPPFDMDYCMATLILSMVHTKTLVINSPQGLRDCNEKVSVLRFPELIPETIVSRRISVLQKFLQEMNGEMIVKPLDKSCGREILYVHQDDSNANTLLEMATKEESRFVMAQRYLHEAAQGDKRIILLNGEPIGAVLWLPPQNSFDRPPIRSPWHAAGTELTERERVVCRTIAPFLKENGLFLAGIDMIGGCLIEINITSPTCLHEINALNRDCLESKVIDFVEEECRKRRP